In Ferribacterium limneticum, a genomic segment contains:
- a CDS encoding DUF4400 domain-containing protein, with protein MIRAVAILSLVILLTLVLYVPSAHPPERFLEQLRAEHELAAAYWGAASALRMLDRAVRMQEATANITPIPAAKDAPSTTGVNGAVSQEMSAVNRRLFDNAYFRSVDALLLLANYRLATLLEWLPWLTVFVLAALVDGGLARLVKAKEFLQHDPEMFALYASLGIVTLCMTVIGFVLPVTLQPLLLPCVPLVVGVLAGRAVGCFHRRG; from the coding sequence ATGATCCGCGCCGTCGCCATACTGTCTCTGGTAATCCTGCTGACGCTGGTGCTGTACGTGCCGTCGGCCCATCCGCCGGAACGCTTCCTCGAGCAGTTACGCGCTGAACACGAGCTGGCCGCCGCATACTGGGGCGCAGCGTCCGCCCTGCGCATGCTCGACCGGGCAGTGCGAATGCAAGAAGCAACAGCCAATATCACCCCGATCCCGGCCGCGAAGGATGCGCCCTCGACTACAGGCGTCAATGGAGCGGTATCCCAGGAAATGTCCGCAGTTAACCGGCGCCTTTTCGATAATGCCTATTTCCGCTCGGTCGACGCCCTGCTCCTGCTCGCCAACTATCGGCTGGCCACCCTGCTCGAATGGCTGCCCTGGCTGACCGTCTTCGTTCTCGCTGCCCTTGTCGATGGCGGATTGGCGCGACTCGTCAAGGCCAAGGAGTTTTTGCAACACGATCCCGAGATGTTCGCACTCTACGCCAGCCTGGGCATCGTCACTCTCTGCATGACGGTCATCGGCTTCGTGCTGCCGGTGACGCTGCAGCCACTATTGCTGCCGTGCGTGCCGCTGGTGGTCGGGGTACTGGCTGGGCGGGCGGTCGGGTGTTTTCACCGACGCGGATGA
- a CDS encoding restriction endonuclease gives MGRKRKETLLDIALFSTWPTAGVISVGILFFGYVLVPALFNHNQFLKPLAAGLQPLFLILGCAFGAISLFKWIGQLKESAKAPSLEFGRRSLPLQSNKRYRREDVGNSNAGRMDPTCAPKDQTGNTQNEPKIKEWSLALIQSIEWKRFEDVCQKFYEQKGIRSECTPLGPDGGIDIRLFQEESTPQQATAIVQCKAWGSSFVGVKPIRELLGVMVHEKVSKAFFMTSGKYSDEAKAFAAPNRITLIDGAMFLAMLQRLPEAPRQQLLEFSTAGDFNVPTCPSCGTSMRLVQGKEGLRDFWGCLNYPRCRQTLGARRGTHLTTAYYQ, from the coding sequence GTGGGGCGTAAGCGAAAAGAAACACTGCTGGATATTGCACTTTTTTCCACCTGGCCAACGGCTGGTGTGATTTCAGTCGGGATCCTGTTCTTTGGTTACGTATTGGTGCCAGCACTCTTCAATCACAACCAATTCCTTAAACCCCTGGCGGCAGGACTACAGCCATTGTTCCTAATTCTGGGTTGCGCGTTTGGAGCGATCTCACTGTTCAAATGGATTGGTCAGCTAAAAGAGTCGGCCAAAGCGCCATCACTTGAATTTGGCCGTAGATCATTGCCTCTTCAGTCGAATAAAAGATATAGGCGGGAAGACGTCGGAAATTCAAACGCGGGACGTATGGATCCAACATGTGCTCCCAAAGATCAGACCGGAAACACGCAGAACGAACCCAAGATCAAAGAATGGTCTCTTGCGTTGATTCAGTCGATTGAGTGGAAACGATTTGAAGACGTGTGCCAGAAGTTTTATGAGCAGAAGGGCATCCGTAGCGAATGCACTCCACTGGGGCCAGATGGTGGCATCGACATTCGGCTCTTCCAAGAAGAAAGCACGCCCCAGCAAGCCACGGCAATCGTTCAATGCAAGGCATGGGGAAGTAGCTTTGTCGGCGTGAAGCCAATTCGCGAACTCTTGGGGGTGATGGTCCACGAAAAGGTCAGTAAAGCCTTCTTCATGACAAGTGGCAAATACTCCGATGAGGCCAAAGCCTTCGCCGCACCGAATCGAATTACGCTGATTGATGGCGCTATGTTCCTGGCCATGCTCCAGCGGTTGCCAGAGGCTCCTCGCCAACAGCTTCTTGAGTTTTCTACTGCTGGCGACTTCAATGTGCCAACCTGCCCAAGCTGTGGCACCAGTATGCGCTTGGTCCAGGGAAAGGAAGGCCTGAGGGATTTTTGGGGATGCTTAAATTATCCACGCTGCAGGCAAACGCTAGGTGCTCGTCGCGGTACTCATCTGACCACTGCTTACTACCAGTAG
- a CDS encoding DUF4124 domain-containing protein, with translation MNYVRPSTIVQSAMLFLFASLFAGVCSAESYKCKQSDGKLIYQNWPCGSKAEIERQSDKQPDFPKIVACGLISGLEGTGKALIGKKPEPANCTK, from the coding sequence ATGAACTACGTACGACCCAGCACTATTGTTCAATCGGCGATGCTTTTTCTTTTTGCATCGTTATTTGCAGGTGTATGCAGCGCCGAATCCTACAAATGCAAGCAATCCGATGGAAAGTTGATTTATCAAAACTGGCCGTGCGGGAGCAAGGCGGAAATCGAGAGGCAGTCGGACAAACAACCTGATTTCCCAAAAATCGTGGCATGTGGATTGATTTCGGGACTGGAGGGTACGGGTAAAGCGTTAATTGGCAAGAAACCTGAGCCAGCCAACTGCACGAAGTAA
- a CDS encoding YHYH domain-containing protein yields the protein MATFLFCTLANSVAAHGGGLDANGCHFKRSTGEYHCHRGSALAPGNFAAPHRGGNSQAPNYLITPQVDSTCYTGPRGGRYRIVNGRKRYGC from the coding sequence ATGGCCACATTTTTGTTCTGCACTCTTGCGAATTCCGTGGCCGCTCACGGGGGCGGACTTGATGCAAATGGCTGTCACTTCAAGCGTTCAACAGGGGAGTATCACTGTCATCGTGGCAGTGCCCTTGCCCCAGGCAACTTTGCCGCCCCCCATCGCGGGGGCAACTCGCAAGCACCCAATTATTTAATTACACCACAAGTCGATAGCACTTGTTACACCGGCCCACGAGGCGGCAGATACCGTATCGTCAATGGCCGGAAACGCTACGGTTGCTAA
- a CDS encoding thermonuclease family protein, translating to MNLIGIFLSVIAISAHADTLNGYVVNITDGDTIVVLDANRQQHKIRLAAIDAPESNQAFGSRSTESIANLTFNKTVTVEWKKKDRERLIGKVLINGVDINLEQVKAGMAWWYVKYAKEQSTVHRRIYEQAELQARVQLLGLWGDANPTPPWEFRHAKDGAQLEAPCPCSGTVSCTGPKGGRYCTAENGRKKYR from the coding sequence ATGAACTTAATTGGAATCTTTTTATCCGTCATAGCAATCAGCGCCCACGCCGATACGCTCAACGGCTACGTGGTCAATATAACTGACGGTGACACCATCGTTGTCCTTGACGCCAATCGCCAGCAACACAAGATCCGCCTGGCTGCCATTGATGCCCCCGAGAGCAACCAGGCGTTTGGATCGCGTTCAACTGAGAGCATTGCCAACTTGACTTTTAACAAGACCGTAACGGTTGAGTGGAAAAAGAAAGATCGAGAACGCCTGATCGGCAAGGTGCTGATAAACGGTGTAGACATCAATCTCGAACAGGTGAAAGCCGGCATGGCCTGGTGGTACGTGAAGTACGCCAAAGAGCAATCAACTGTCCACCGGCGCATTTATGAGCAGGCAGAGTTGCAGGCCAGGGTGCAGCTGCTTGGCCTGTGGGGAGACGCGAACCCGACACCGCCGTGGGAGTTTCGCCATGCCAAGGATGGAGCGCAGCTGGAGGCGCCGTGTCCATGCTCTGGTACTGTGAGCTGCACAGGTCCGAAAGGCGGGCGGTATTGCACTGCCGAAAATGGCAGGAAAAAGTATCGGTAA
- a CDS encoding sulfite exporter TauE/SafE family protein gives MEMSFTGWAVTALAILITGISKSGLGGALGGLAVPFLSIWISPRDAAAVMLPILIVMDLVGIRAWRGKADWHDLKIMIPGALTGIVIGSLTFGVMPDHLVKSLVGLIAVCFSLDRLLRKAGKVAIDQRPSKYFGWLCGAGSGFTSTLAHAGGPPVMIYLLSWSQPRETFVATTVFFFAFINLAKLPFYFGLGLFSRETLTMSLVLLPIVPIGVWSGVRLLKHIPERPFYLISTYALGLSGFKLLWDGVMV, from the coding sequence ATGGAAATGAGTTTTACTGGTTGGGCGGTTACGGCTCTAGCGATCCTGATAACAGGGATTTCAAAGTCGGGCCTTGGGGGGGCTTTGGGTGGTTTGGCGGTGCCATTTCTGTCCATCTGGATATCTCCTAGGGATGCTGCCGCAGTCATGCTACCCATACTTATTGTCATGGACTTGGTTGGTATTCGAGCGTGGCGAGGCAAGGCTGATTGGCATGATTTGAAGATAATGATTCCAGGTGCTCTGACTGGCATAGTGATAGGTTCGCTAACGTTTGGCGTGATGCCTGATCATTTGGTTAAGAGCTTGGTTGGGTTGATCGCTGTATGTTTTTCGCTTGATCGCTTGCTAAGAAAAGCAGGTAAGGTGGCTATTGATCAGCGCCCATCTAAATATTTCGGATGGCTGTGCGGAGCTGGATCTGGTTTCACCAGCACGCTCGCCCATGCTGGTGGCCCACCGGTGATGATCTATCTGCTCTCATGGAGCCAACCTCGAGAAACATTTGTTGCGACAACAGTATTCTTTTTTGCCTTCATTAACTTGGCTAAGCTGCCCTTTTACTTTGGACTAGGCCTGTTTAGTCGTGAAACGCTCACGATGTCCTTGGTATTACTTCCCATCGTCCCCATTGGCGTGTGGTCAGGCGTGCGATTGCTCAAGCATATTCCCGAGAGGCCTTTTTATCTGATTTCTACTTATGCCCTAGGACTATCGGGTTTCAAATTACTTTGGGACGGAGTGATGGTTTAA
- the moaA gene encoding GTP 3',8-cyclase MoaA, which yields MHHLSRDASGETHRRAIAALVDKHGRRINYVRLSITDRCDFRCNYCMAEEMIFLPRHEVMSLDECLRVASVFVGLGVNKLRITGGEPLVRKNAMWLIERLGAMQGLDDLVMTTNGSQLARYAQGLRNAGVKRLNISLDTLKAEQFRQITRTGSLADVLKGISAAGAAGFRRTKLNTVMMRGVNDDQFIDLVRFAVDNGLDISFIEEMPLGGIAGRSRTYISAEETRARISECFDLSLLSETSGGPARYWKVSGSESRVGFISPHSHNFCDTCNRVRITAKGELYPCLGQNDVVNLLPILRSKLCNEELRQAIVDSMGIKPFGHDFSSQMESPSVIRFMSMTGG from the coding sequence ATGCATCATTTATCGAGAGACGCTTCTGGTGAAACTCATCGTAGAGCCATAGCTGCTCTCGTAGACAAGCATGGGCGTCGAATAAACTATGTGCGCCTTTCGATCACAGATCGCTGTGACTTTCGCTGTAACTACTGCATGGCGGAGGAGATGATATTTCTTCCTCGCCATGAAGTGATGAGTTTGGATGAGTGTCTTCGTGTTGCTTCGGTTTTTGTCGGGTTAGGAGTGAACAAGCTGAGAATTACGGGAGGCGAACCGCTCGTGCGTAAGAACGCAATGTGGCTCATCGAACGTTTGGGCGCTATGCAAGGCCTTGATGACTTGGTCATGACAACTAACGGTTCTCAGTTAGCGCGTTATGCCCAAGGGCTCAGAAATGCAGGGGTAAAGCGCCTCAACATTAGTTTGGATACCCTAAAAGCAGAGCAGTTCAGGCAGATCACCCGCACCGGATCCTTGGCGGATGTACTTAAGGGGATTTCTGCTGCCGGTGCAGCAGGGTTTAGACGAACCAAGCTAAATACAGTGATGATGCGTGGAGTCAACGATGATCAGTTCATTGATCTCGTTCGATTCGCCGTGGACAATGGGCTGGATATCTCCTTCATTGAGGAAATGCCACTCGGCGGTATCGCCGGGCGCAGCAGAACCTATATTTCAGCCGAAGAGACAAGAGCTCGAATCTCGGAATGTTTTGATTTGAGTTTGTTATCAGAGACCTCTGGTGGTCCAGCGCGATATTGGAAAGTGAGCGGTTCTGAATCTCGAGTTGGATTTATTTCGCCGCATAGCCACAATTTTTGCGATACCTGCAACCGCGTTCGGATTACTGCCAAGGGTGAGTTGTACCCCTGTCTTGGCCAGAACGATGTCGTAAATTTGCTTCCAATATTGCGATCCAAGTTATGCAACGAAGAATTGCGCCAAGCCATAGTCGATAGCATGGGGATAAAGCCATTTGGGCACGATTTTTCCAGCCAGATGGAGTCACCAAGCGTGATTCGGTTTATGTCTATGACTGGCGGCTAA
- the ilvC gene encoding ketol-acid reductoisomerase, with amino-acid sequence MIVYYDKDADLSLIKGKKVTIVGYGSQGHAHAQNLKDSGVKVTVGLRKDGASWKKAEAAGLKVEEIAKAVKGADVVMILLPDENIPQVYNEEVAPNMKKGAALAFAHGFNVHYNQVVPRADVDVIMVAPKGPGHTVRSEYLKGGGVPSLIAVYQDVTKKAKDIALSYAAANGGTKGGVIETNFREETETDLFGEQAVLCGGAVELVKMGFETLTEAGYAPEMAYFECLHELKLIVDLMYEGGIANMNYSISNNAEFGEYVTGTEVINEQSRAAMRNALKRIQNGDYAKMFILEGRTNYPAMTARRRLNAEHPIETVGSTLRDMMPWLTEQRLVDQAKN; translated from the coding sequence ATGATAGTTTATTACGACAAGGACGCCGATCTCTCCCTCATCAAGGGCAAGAAGGTCACCATCGTTGGTTACGGCTCGCAGGGCCATGCCCACGCCCAGAACCTCAAGGATTCCGGCGTCAAGGTCACGGTTGGTCTGCGCAAGGATGGCGCTTCGTGGAAGAAGGCCGAAGCGGCCGGCCTCAAGGTCGAAGAAATCGCCAAGGCAGTCAAGGGCGCCGATGTGGTCATGATCCTGTTGCCGGATGAAAACATTCCGCAGGTGTACAACGAAGAAGTTGCCCCGAACATGAAGAAGGGCGCTGCGCTGGCCTTCGCTCACGGCTTCAACGTGCATTACAACCAGGTCGTGCCGCGCGCCGACGTGGACGTCATCATGGTCGCCCCGAAGGGCCCCGGCCATACCGTGCGTTCCGAGTACCTGAAGGGTGGCGGCGTGCCGTCCCTGATTGCTGTGTACCAGGACGTCACCAAGAAGGCCAAGGATATTGCCTTGTCGTACGCTGCTGCCAACGGCGGCACCAAGGGTGGCGTCATTGAAACCAACTTCCGCGAAGAAACCGAAACCGACCTGTTCGGCGAGCAGGCTGTTCTCTGTGGCGGCGCCGTTGAACTGGTCAAGATGGGCTTCGAAACCCTGACCGAAGCCGGTTACGCGCCGGAAATGGCCTACTTCGAGTGCCTGCACGAACTCAAACTGATCGTCGACCTGATGTACGAAGGCGGCATCGCCAACATGAACTACTCGATCTCCAACAACGCGGAGTTCGGCGAGTACGTGACCGGTACCGAGGTCATCAATGAGCAGTCGCGTGCTGCCATGCGCAACGCCCTGAAGCGCATCCAGAACGGTGATTACGCCAAGATGTTCATTCTTGAAGGCCGTACCAACTACCCGGCCATGACGGCTCGCCGTCGTCTGAATGCCGAGCATCCGATCGAGACGGTTGGTTCCACGCTGCGCGACATGATGCCTTGGCTCACCGAGCAGCGTCTTGTCGACCAGGCAAAAAACTAG
- a CDS encoding nitroreductase family protein — protein sequence MSQEMIELLQGHHSDRMFSSEQVSDEILDAIISSAYRGPTSINGQHISVVVVRDVARKARIADIAGGQAWIAKAPVFITLVIDFQKTRIGVEWAGKQQIIHESVEGFAVGTLDAGIALANLMVAARAQGLGIVPIGGIRKDPQAMIDLLLLPPLTFPLVGLCIGHVEKSAPRKPRLPISTFRHDEVYHTEAIADAIHGYDQEMLAYWQSIGRSDGLPWSANTASFYERIYFPKTAKVARSQGFAFDE from the coding sequence ATGTCCCAAGAAATGATCGAGTTACTTCAAGGCCATCACAGCGATAGGATGTTCTCGTCCGAGCAGGTGAGCGACGAGATACTCGACGCAATTATCAGCTCAGCGTATCGAGGCCCAACTTCAATTAACGGGCAGCATATTTCAGTTGTTGTTGTACGGGATGTCGCCAGAAAAGCTCGGATTGCTGATATCGCAGGCGGACAGGCTTGGATTGCCAAAGCACCGGTCTTCATAACATTGGTGATTGATTTTCAGAAAACCCGAATAGGCGTCGAGTGGGCGGGCAAGCAGCAGATTATTCACGAAAGCGTTGAAGGGTTCGCTGTTGGTACCCTTGATGCTGGAATCGCTTTGGCCAATCTAATGGTTGCCGCTCGGGCTCAAGGGTTGGGCATCGTACCTATTGGCGGTATCAGAAAAGATCCTCAGGCGATGATTGACCTTTTGCTATTGCCACCACTCACATTTCCGCTGGTTGGTTTGTGTATTGGCCATGTTGAGAAATCTGCGCCACGGAAACCGCGGTTACCTATCTCAACCTTTAGGCACGACGAGGTCTACCACACAGAAGCCATAGCCGATGCCATCCATGGCTATGACCAAGAGATGTTGGCTTACTGGCAGAGCATTGGTAGATCAGATGGTCTTCCTTGGTCAGCAAATACAGCTTCATTTTATGAGCGCATCTATTTTCCAAAGACCGCCAAGGTGGCTCGGAGCCAAGGCTTCGCTTTCGATGAATGA
- a CDS encoding pyruvate carboxylase has translation MKKIRSILVANRSEIAIRVLRAASELGIRTVAIYSNEDRFALHRFKADESYLVGAGKKPIQAYLDIDDIIRIAKEAGVDAIHPGYGFLSENPDFADACHSAGIAFIGPCGEVMRQLGNKVAARNLAERAGVAVVPATPALPLDLYEAKVLADAVGYPLMLKASWGGGGRGMRVVENAEELPGALDVARREAKAAFGNDEVYLEKLVRRARHVEVQVLGDRHGELVHLFERDCTVQRRNQKVVERAPAPYLDETTRQALCASALQLARAADYTHAGTVEFLMDADTGKFYFIEVNPRIQVEHTVTEQITGVDIVKAQIRVTEGYRIGDEESFIPKQPDIRMSGHALQCRVTTEDPENAFTPDYGKIAVYRSAAGFGIRLDAGTAYSGAVITPFYDSLLVKVTAWGHSSDEAAQRMDRALREFRVRGLATNLQFLENVIAHPLFRTGACTTRFIDETPELFNFVKRRDRASRLLKFLGNVTVNGNPEMKGRKLPPLPLARPIKPAFDLGAPIPAGTRDKLKELGAKGFSEWMKAQPQVLLTDTSMRDAHQSLFATRMRTHDMLAIAPYYARMAPNLLSMECWGGATFDVALRFLKEDPWERLQRLRQQVPNILFQMLLRSSNAVGYTNYSDNVVRYFVQQAATNGIDVFRVFDSLNWVENMRVAMDAAVESGALCEGTLCYTGDIFDSSRPKFNLAYYVKLAKQLEKAGAHIIGIKDMAGVCKPRAITALVKALKDEIGLPLHFHTHDTSGIAAASVLAAVEAGCDAVDGALDALSGLTSQPNLGSIAAALKGSERDPGVDLGNLQSLSHYWEGVRHYYAPFEPEIRSGTSDVYNHEMPGGQYTNLREQARAMGLEHRWPEISKAYAEVNRLFGDIVKVTPTSKVVGDMAIFMVANDLKPEDVSNPDKDISFPESVISLFKGELGFPPEGFPKALEAKVLKGEKPLAGRAGDFMAPVDLDAKRKELEHAIGRHPSDSDLASYLMYPKVFRDYAEHRREFGDVSLLPTSPFFYGLQDREEVAIDIDKGKTLVVRQTGRAEAPDEEGKIKVFFELNGQPRTTRVPKAGLESASKARAKADGSNTNHVSAPMPGMVVTVSVKPGQKVAKGAPLLSIEAMKMETMLSAERDVVIKAIHIKPGDVIAAKDLLIEID, from the coding sequence ATGAAAAAAATCCGTAGCATCCTTGTCGCCAACCGCAGTGAAATCGCTATCCGTGTGCTGCGCGCAGCCTCCGAGCTGGGTATCCGAACAGTAGCCATCTACTCGAACGAAGACCGCTTCGCCCTGCACCGTTTTAAGGCAGACGAGTCCTATTTGGTGGGCGCCGGTAAAAAGCCGATCCAGGCCTATCTCGATATCGACGACATCATTCGCATCGCCAAGGAAGCTGGCGTCGATGCGATTCACCCGGGCTACGGATTCCTTTCGGAGAACCCGGATTTTGCCGATGCTTGTCACTCAGCGGGTATAGCCTTCATTGGCCCATGTGGCGAGGTGATGCGCCAGCTTGGCAACAAGGTGGCTGCCCGAAATCTGGCCGAGCGGGCAGGTGTTGCCGTTGTGCCGGCAACCCCGGCACTGCCGCTTGATCTCTACGAAGCCAAGGTTCTGGCCGATGCCGTCGGCTATCCGCTCATGCTCAAAGCCAGCTGGGGCGGCGGCGGGCGTGGCATGCGTGTCGTCGAGAATGCCGAGGAATTGCCCGGCGCGCTCGACGTCGCCCGGCGCGAAGCCAAGGCCGCCTTCGGCAATGACGAGGTCTATCTCGAAAAACTCGTGCGTCGCGCCCGCCACGTCGAGGTCCAGGTCCTCGGCGACCGCCATGGCGAGCTGGTCCATCTCTTCGAGCGCGACTGCACCGTGCAGCGCCGCAATCAGAAGGTCGTCGAACGCGCCCCGGCGCCGTACCTCGACGAAACCACCCGCCAGGCCCTGTGCGCTTCGGCCCTGCAGCTGGCCCGCGCTGCCGACTATACGCATGCCGGTACTGTCGAGTTCCTGATGGATGCCGATACCGGCAAGTTCTATTTCATCGAGGTCAATCCGCGTATCCAGGTCGAACATACGGTGACCGAGCAGATCACTGGCGTCGATATCGTCAAGGCACAGATTCGTGTCACCGAAGGCTATCGCATCGGCGACGAGGAGTCCTTCATTCCCAAACAGCCCGACATCCGCATGTCCGGCCACGCCCTGCAATGCCGCGTTACCACCGAAGATCCGGAAAACGCCTTCACCCCGGACTACGGCAAGATCGCCGTCTATCGTAGCGCAGCAGGCTTCGGCATCCGGCTTGACGCCGGCACCGCCTATTCCGGCGCTGTCATCACGCCGTTCTACGATTCGCTGCTAGTGAAAGTCACCGCTTGGGGCCACAGCAGCGACGAAGCCGCGCAGCGCATGGACCGCGCACTGCGCGAATTCCGGGTTCGTGGCCTGGCCACCAATCTGCAGTTCCTCGAGAACGTCATTGCCCATCCGCTGTTCCGCACGGGCGCCTGCACGACCCGCTTCATCGACGAGACGCCGGAACTCTTCAACTTCGTCAAACGCCGTGACCGGGCCAGCCGCCTGCTCAAATTCCTCGGCAACGTCACGGTCAACGGCAATCCCGAGATGAAGGGGCGAAAACTGCCGCCCTTGCCGCTGGCGCGTCCGATCAAGCCAGCCTTCGACCTCGGCGCACCGATCCCGGCCGGTACCCGCGACAAGCTCAAGGAACTCGGGGCCAAAGGCTTCTCCGAGTGGATGAAGGCCCAGCCGCAGGTCCTGCTCACCGATACCTCGATGCGCGATGCGCATCAGTCGCTGTTTGCGACACGCATGCGGACCCACGACATGCTGGCCATCGCCCCGTACTACGCCCGGATGGCACCGAACCTGTTGTCGATGGAATGCTGGGGTGGTGCGACCTTCGACGTGGCCCTACGTTTCTTGAAGGAAGACCCTTGGGAGCGCCTGCAGCGGTTGCGCCAGCAAGTACCGAACATCCTCTTCCAGATGTTGCTGCGTTCCTCGAATGCCGTCGGCTACACCAATTACAGCGACAACGTCGTCCGCTACTTCGTGCAGCAGGCGGCCACCAACGGCATCGACGTCTTCCGCGTCTTCGATTCCCTGAACTGGGTCGAGAACATGCGCGTCGCCATGGATGCGGCGGTTGAGAGCGGTGCCTTGTGCGAAGGCACCTTGTGTTACACGGGCGATATCTTCGATAGCAGCCGGCCGAAATTCAATCTTGCCTATTACGTCAAGCTCGCCAAGCAACTGGAAAAGGCCGGCGCCCACATCATCGGCATCAAGGACATGGCCGGGGTGTGCAAGCCACGCGCCATCACCGCCTTGGTCAAGGCGCTCAAGGATGAGATCGGTCTGCCGCTGCACTTCCATACCCATGACACCAGCGGCATCGCTGCGGCGTCCGTACTGGCCGCGGTGGAGGCCGGATGCGATGCGGTCGACGGGGCGCTCGATGCACTCTCGGGGCTCACCTCGCAACCCAACCTTGGTTCCATTGCAGCCGCCCTCAAGGGCAGCGAGCGCGATCCCGGCGTGGACCTCGGCAATCTGCAATCGCTGTCGCATTACTGGGAGGGCGTGCGCCACTACTACGCGCCTTTCGAACCTGAAATCCGCTCCGGCACTTCCGACGTCTATAACCACGAAATGCCGGGTGGCCAATACACCAACCTGCGTGAGCAGGCACGCGCCATGGGTCTCGAGCATCGCTGGCCGGAAATCTCCAAGGCTTATGCCGAGGTCAATCGCCTCTTTGGCGATATCGTCAAGGTCACGCCGACGTCCAAGGTGGTCGGTGACATGGCGATCTTCATGGTGGCCAACGATCTGAAACCGGAGGATGTGAGCAATCCCGACAAGGACATTTCCTTCCCGGAGTCGGTCATTTCCCTGTTCAAGGGCGAACTGGGCTTCCCGCCGGAAGGCTTCCCCAAAGCCCTGGAAGCCAAAGTCCTCAAGGGCGAAAAGCCATTGGCCGGAAGGGCTGGTGACTTCATGGCACCGGTCGATCTCGATGCCAAGCGCAAGGAACTGGAGCACGCCATCGGCCGTCACCCGAGCGATAGCGATCTGGCTTCCTACTTGATGTACCCCAAGGTCTTCCGAGATTACGCCGAGCATCGCCGGGAGTTCGGCGACGTGTCGCTGCTGCCCACGTCACCGTTCTTCTACGGCCTGCAGGATCGGGAAGAAGTCGCCATCGACATCGACAAGGGGAAGACCCTCGTCGTGCGTCAGACAGGCCGCGCAGAAGCGCCGGACGAGGAGGGCAAGATCAAGGTCTTCTTCGAACTGAACGGCCAACCGCGCACAACGCGGGTTCCCAAGGCAGGTCTGGAGAGCGCCAGCAAGGCTAGAGCCAAGGCGGACGGCAGCAATACCAACCATGTCAGCGCACCGATGCCAGGCATGGTGGTCACGGTTTCCGTCAAGCCGGGGCAGAAAGTGGCGAAGGGCGCTCCTCTGCTATCCATCGAGGCGATGAAGATGGAAACGATGTTGAGTGCTGAACGTGATGTCGTCATCAAGGCCATCCACATCAAGCCGGGCGATGTCATTGCGGCAAAAGATTTGCTGATTGAAATTGATTAA